The Aureimonas mangrovi genome includes a region encoding these proteins:
- a CDS encoding acyltransferase family protein yields MDELRAFAALLVIFYHGFQLIGAQLAHGTSFDPFSHWVTAGNPLIALIEEGHSGVALFVVLSGFVLANGLFGRDVRYPLFIAARVVRLYPLMLTMTLAAAASLQLSSVDVLSSLLPLPSYQPLPSPFTAMFWAVMVEFQCYLLFPLVLFFINRRGIKPALLLIAAAIMIRFMVVAVSDVSPRDLSYWTMLGRIDQFLIGMCLAFLVSRHDPGMLRGAKLFPLAAVVAFGLLWAFNRAGGWPNDATWKIVWGDVEGLMWAFFIYTFVPFSRRLPRMMKRFVGYVGVISFPLYLVHFAVIGTAMRHGIYVTVSGNGYYDALLTTALVVIPLSLASAALLHYAIEKPFLAFRPRYVAGPAHSPVELATAEARKAG; encoded by the coding sequence TTGGACGAACTGCGGGCGTTCGCTGCGTTGCTCGTCATATTCTATCACGGCTTCCAGCTGATCGGCGCGCAGCTTGCGCACGGCACATCGTTCGATCCGTTTTCCCATTGGGTAACGGCCGGAAATCCGCTGATCGCCCTCATCGAGGAGGGGCACTCGGGTGTCGCCCTCTTCGTAGTCCTGTCCGGATTCGTGCTGGCGAACGGACTATTCGGACGCGACGTTCGGTACCCGCTGTTCATCGCCGCGCGCGTCGTTCGTTTGTATCCGCTCATGCTGACAATGACCCTCGCGGCCGCCGCGTCGTTGCAACTGTCGTCCGTAGACGTTCTGAGCAGCCTCCTACCGCTGCCGTCGTACCAACCGTTGCCCTCGCCTTTCACCGCGATGTTCTGGGCGGTGATGGTCGAGTTTCAATGCTACCTTCTGTTTCCCCTTGTGCTGTTTTTCATCAACAGGCGGGGGATCAAGCCGGCGCTTTTGCTCATCGCGGCGGCGATCATGATCCGGTTCATGGTCGTCGCCGTTTCCGACGTCAGCCCCCGAGATCTATCGTACTGGACGATGCTCGGACGCATCGATCAGTTTCTTATCGGGATGTGCCTCGCCTTCCTCGTTTCGCGCCATGATCCCGGCATGCTCCGAGGAGCGAAGCTGTTCCCGCTTGCCGCCGTTGTGGCCTTCGGCCTTCTCTGGGCGTTCAACCGCGCCGGGGGCTGGCCGAACGATGCGACCTGGAAGATCGTCTGGGGAGATGTCGAAGGCCTGATGTGGGCGTTCTTCATCTACACGTTCGTGCCGTTCTCCAGGCGACTTCCGCGAATGATGAAACGGTTCGTCGGCTACGTCGGCGTGATCAGCTTTCCGCTCTACCTCGTCCACTTCGCGGTGATCGGGACGGCGATGCGTCACGGCATCTACGTCACGGTCAGCGGAAACGGGTACTACGACGCCCTTCTGACGACGGCCTTGGTCGTGATCCCGCTCTCGCTGGCCTCAGCAGCCTTGCTTCACTACGCGATCGAGAAGCCGTTCCTCGCCTTCCGCCCTCGCTATGTCGCCGGGCCGGCCCATTCGCCGGTCGAACTGGCCACGGCGGAAGCCCGCAAGGCAGGATAG
- a CDS encoding P63C domain-containing protein — protein sequence MSDDLFDGAAARSAIAKKAADARWSGEKTLPRAVYGSADAPLKIGRIDLPCYVLDDERRVLTASGVQFGMAIAQGGSMKKGLSRLELFTSGKIISPFVSSDLRERVQNPILFRTPANGKAYGYEAEVLVELCEAVLEARQAGKLQAQQMPIAQQCEILMRGFARVGIVALVDEATGYERVRKRGELHQILEAYIAKELMPWSKRFPDSFYEEMFRLHSWPYDPKSVARPGVVGKYTNKYIYEALPDGVLEELKAKNPDNKRRNHQYLTEDVGHPHLQRQITATTTLMRASDTWPAFKKLFAAAQSRSRQE from the coding sequence ATGAGTGATGACCTTTTTGACGGTGCCGCTGCTCGCAGCGCGATAGCGAAGAAAGCGGCTGACGCTAGGTGGAGCGGAGAGAAAACGCTGCCTCGGGCGGTGTACGGATCGGCTGACGCACCCCTTAAAATCGGCCGGATTGACCTGCCCTGCTACGTTCTCGACGACGAGCGGCGGGTTCTGACGGCTAGCGGTGTGCAGTTTGGCATGGCCATCGCCCAAGGCGGGTCGATGAAAAAGGGCCTGAGTCGGCTGGAGCTTTTCACTAGCGGAAAGATCATTTCCCCCTTTGTTTCCAGTGATTTGAGGGAGAGAGTCCAAAACCCTATTCTGTTCAGAACGCCGGCGAACGGGAAAGCTTACGGCTACGAAGCCGAGGTTCTCGTAGAGCTGTGCGAAGCGGTTCTGGAGGCGAGGCAAGCGGGCAAACTTCAGGCCCAGCAGATGCCGATCGCTCAGCAGTGCGAAATTCTCATGAGAGGTTTCGCGCGGGTTGGCATCGTAGCACTCGTTGATGAGGCTACGGGGTATGAGCGCGTCAGGAAACGCGGCGAACTCCATCAAATTCTGGAAGCGTACATCGCGAAAGAACTGATGCCTTGGAGCAAGCGGTTCCCCGATAGTTTCTACGAGGAAATGTTTCGCCTTCACTCATGGCCATATGACCCGAAGTCGGTTGCACGTCCCGGCGTCGTCGGAAAATACACCAACAAATACATCTATGAGGCTCTCCCTGACGGCGTCTTGGAGGAACTGAAGGCAAAAAATCCCGACAACAAGCGCCGTAACCACCAGTACCTCACTGAGGACGTGGGGCACCCTCACTTGCAACGGCAGATCACAGCTACGACGACTTTGATGAGAGCTTCCGACACGTGGCCAGCGTTCAAGAAGCTGTTCGCAGCAGCCCAATCTAGGTCGCGCCAAGAGTAG